The following are from one region of the Syngnathus acus chromosome 10, fSynAcu1.2, whole genome shotgun sequence genome:
- the LOC119128505 gene encoding centrosome and spindle pole associated protein 1-like isoform X3: MEDELELFIRERKARLAQDRASLEHDPPYMEIQEKPHRSYGSLLKENIPPGLTAQKKDLHSDNAGTASALKRSSGVEVESSNVGLPLGVEYQKKKDRLQHELRMDYRNYIAQQAGVLRQQPLSRRDVGTLTEVRKESCSGLSPPESPIHQVRRRETTPVDQELEEEQYTELRSSRRMGLDCSYKKPQPKKVHGREERDSPSGFVGQGRRSRALIKADDAEFSTSLLIGEIHTDETLQRRKERYREELQEQIAEQHRNKQREKDLELNVAATGVNDPEKQPNRIRQFGLSKRKESQLSRHSMLGQSETSSSSSFPNHDKPSVNGRLMPPPDLPHGAFQSPLIECHGDGPTPDRLPVGRPFPRAMGASRIPFPPLHSAHAGNEAFSGPYPQPHYYYNNNRNLPDPNLAHYGHLPYPAMGLPLIYYNMSPGGDGPSQLGDSSPQSGSSFPESSPLPNTETITTGPHTGIMLPERSRSTREKTLDYAESLKKQFATCWQNDARERSSKLLNKIQEQQERKRIEREERERYDAKIEADMKRHQPWGRGGGGAPLKDSTGNLIADLKQMHKLNVEACSNPKQQQRAPAVTATFPVEYSNPNISISGHQLDKLIEDAHTNLEQQQEAPVVFAAGPAENPNDKISGFNNVQMPQIAPGTVSKPKQQQPEEQEYKAYLKKQIEEKLQKQAEERERNRLEDEKLERKVAEDMARIKREYEEEQEKQKQKALLKEKAREQKDIEAEKKKTEEREKAAQKKREQEKLAQVKRELSTPVPTLQKSPQSPVVETRHSSPPRSEKSLLGRQSPPVPACRNQQRAAVNKRDVYSELSALRRQLRAEQKRLESHLHQGGCDEMDSGMTGRHARPQVDVFNMAMLRLQAPVRKPHSRNMEPSNLLQIHDSLQLHTDRESSLSSVDIERMEKPSSQRSTCTNDCFDVYPTHQNDRESVIGRHARGSLLDSDSAFLAPLGDVFPVPSSPETEETPLTARERRRLTKQSEYSLEPLDNPANSGSRKRREAESSNEEKSQEKMSPCRAANTAGTVDLSDDDSLLPQISHLNRKHQSSIESFSTDPWMRPGTSETS; this comes from the exons ATGGAAGATGAGCTTGAGCTCTTCATCAGGGAGCGTAAAGCAAGACTGGCCCAAGACAGAGCTAGTTTGGAACATGACCCTCCATACATGGAAATTCAG GAAAAACCTCATAGAAGCTATGGGTCCCTGCTCAAGGAGAACATCCCCCCTGGATTAACTGCTCAGAAGAAAG ATCTCCACAGTGACAATGCAGGTACTGCCTCGGCTTTAAAAAGGTCATCTGGAGTGGAAG TGGAAAGCAGCAATGTGGGTCTTCCCCTTGGTGTGGAATAccaaaagaagaaagacagGCTTCAGCATGAGCTTCGTATGGACTACAGAAACTACATTGCACAG CAAGCGGGTGTCCTCAGACAGCAACCCCTTTCACGGAGGGACGTAGGCACTCTAACAGAAGTCCGTAAGGAATCTTGCAGCGGTCTTTCCCCTCCTGAGAGTCCCATACATCAGGTCAGGCGACGAGAGACGACGCCTGTGGACCAGGAGTTGGAGGAAGAGCAGTACACAGAGCTCAGAAGTAGCAGGCGAATGGGGTTGGACTGCAGTTACAAGAAGCCACAACCCAAAAAGGTTCATGGCAG GGAAGAGAGGGACAGTCCTTCAGGTTTTGTCGGCCAAGGCAGACGATCAAGAGCACTGATCAAAGCTGATGATGCTGAATTTTCGACCAGTCTTTTAATTG gAGAAATTCATACAGATGAAACCTTACAAAGGAGGAAAGAGCGCTACAGAGAGGAGCTGCAGGAACAGATAGCTGAGCAGCACAGAAACAAACAGAG GGAAAAAGATTTGGAGCTAAATGTTGCTGCAACTGGGGTGAACGATCCAGAGAAACAG CCCAACCGAATCAGGCAGTTTGGACTGAGCAAGAGAAAAGAGTCTCAGCTGTCACGGCATTCCATGTTGGGTCAAAGcgaaacatcatcatcatccagcTTCCCTAATCATGACAAGCCAAGCGTTAACGGCAGGCTGATGCCTCCACCTGATTTACCACATGGAGCCTTTCAATCTCCGCTCATTGAGTGCCATGGAGATGGGCCAACTCCCGATAGACTGCCTGTTGGCCGCCCCTTCCCTAGAGCAATGGGCGCTTCCAG AATTCCTTTCCCCCCTCTTCATTCCGCTCATGcaggcaatgaagcattcagCGGTCCCTATCCACAGCCCCATTACtactacaacaacaacagaaatCTGCCTGACCCAAACCTTGCCCATT ACGGTCATTTGCCTTACCCTGCTATGGGACTTCCCCTGATTTACTACAACATGtcacctggaggagatggGCCAAGTCAGCTTGGTGACTCAAGCCCGCAAAGTGGGAGCAGTTTCCCTGAGTCCTCACCACT GCCCAATACCGAGACGATTACAACAGGTCCCCATACTGGGATTATGCTTCCAGAGAGGTCCAGGTCAACAAGGGAAAAGACTTTGGACTACGCAGAATCCCTGAAAAAACAG TTTGCGACATGTTGGCAGAACGATGCCAGGGAAAGGAGCAGCAAGCTATTGAACAAG attCAGGAGCAACAAGAGCGGAAGCGCATAGAGAGGGAGGAGCGGGAGCGCTACGATGCCAAGATCGAAGCTGACATGAAGAGGCATCAGCCTTGGGGGCGAGGTGGAGGTGGAGCTCCACTCAAAGACAGTACAGGAAATCTCATTG CTGACCTCAAGCAGATGCACAAGTTGAACGTAGAAGCCTGCAGTAacccaaaacagcagcagagaGCCCCAGCTGTGACAGCCACCTTCCCAGTTGAATACTCCAACCCTAACATCAGCATCTCTG GCCACCAGCTAGACAAGTTGATTGAAGACGCTCACACTAACCTGGAACAGCAACAGGAAGCCCCAGTTGTGTTTGCAGCCGGCCCAGCTGAGAATCCGAACGACAAGATCTCTG GATTCAACAATGTTCAAATGCCCCAGATTGCCCCGGGCACTGTGTCTAAGCCTAAACAGCAACAACCTGAGGAGCAAGAGTACAAAGCTTACCTGAAAAAGCAG ATAGAGGAGAAGCTGCAAAAACAGGCAGAGGAAAGAGAACGGAACAGACTGGAGGATGAAAAGCTAGAGAGGAAAGTGGCAGAGGATATGGCTCGGATCAAGAGGGAGTATGAAGAAGAACAAGAGAAGCAGAAACAAAAAGCGCTATTAAAG GAAAAGGCCAGGGAACAGAAGGATATAGAagctgaaaaaaagaagactgaAGAGAGGGAGAAAGCAGCACAGAAGAAACGTGAACAAGAGAAGCTTGCTCAG GTCAAGCGGGAGTTGTCCACTCCAGTTCCCACTCTGCAAAAGAGCCCCCAGTCTCCCGTTGTTGAGACCCGTCACTCCTCTCCTCCACGCTCA GAGAAGTCTTTGCTTGGCCGCCAGTCCCCCCCTGTCCCTGCTTGCAGGAATCAACAACGAGCAGCAG TCAATAAACGTGATGTGTACAGTGAACTATCAGCTTTGCGTCGGCAGCTTCGCGCTGAGCAAAAGCGACTTGAAAGTCATCTGCATCAGGGCGGTTGTGATGAAATGGACTCCGGAATGACGGGAAG ACACGCACGTCCACAAGTGGATGTTTTTAATATGGCGATGCTGCGGCTTCAGGCTCCAGTTCGAAAGCCCCACTCCAGAAATATGGAACCAAGTAATCTGCTTCAAATTCATGACTCGCTTCAGCTCCACACAG ATCGAGAATCAAGTCTCAGCTCCGTCGATATTGAGAGGATGG AGAAGCCCAGCAGCCAGAGATCCACATGCACAAATG ACTGTTTTGACGTATACCCAACTCATCAAAACGATCGG GAGAGCGTGATAGGAAGACATGCAAGAGGATCTCTCCTCGACTCTGATAGTGCTTTTCTCG CTCCTTTGGGAGATGTTTTTCCTGTGCCAAGTTCCCCAGAGACTGAAGAGACACCGCTCACAGCACGGGAAAGGAGGAGGCTGACCAAACAGTCAGAGTATTCTTTG GAACCACTAGACAACCCCGCCAACTCCGGTAGCAGGAAGCGGCGAGAAGCAGAGTCGAGCAATGAGGAAAAAAGCCAGGAAAAGATGTCCCCATGTCGTGCTGCAAACACAGCAG GAACGGTGGACCTGTCTGACGATGACTCTTTACTTCCCCAAATTTCTCACCTCAATCGCAAACATCAAAGTTCAATAGAATCCTTCTCAACCGATCCCTGGATGCGACCAGGTACTTCAGAAACATCGTAG
- the LOC119128505 gene encoding centrosome and spindle pole associated protein 1-like isoform X2 — MEDELELFIRERKARLAQDRASLEHDPPYMEIQEKPHRSYGSLLKENIPPGLTAQKKDLHSDNAVESSNVGLPLGVEYQKKKDRLQHELRMDYRNYIAQQAGVLRQQPLSRRDVGTLTEVRKESCSGLSPPESPIHQVRRRETTPVDQELEEEQYTELRSSRRMGLDCSYKKPQPKKVHGREERDSPSGFVGQGRRSRALIKADDAEFSTSLLIGEIHTDETLQRRKERYREELQEQIAEQHRNKQREKDLELNVAATGVNDPEKQPNRIRQFGLSKRKESQLSRHSMLGQSETSSSSSFPNHDKPSVNGRLMPPPDLPHGAFQSPLIECHGDGPTPDRLPVGRPFPRAMGASRIPFPPLHSAHAGNEAFSGPYPQPHYYYNNNRNLPDPNLAHYGHLPYPAMGLPLIYYNMSPGGDGPSQLGDSSPQSGSSFPESSPLPNTETITTGPHTGIMLPERSRSTREKTLDYAESLKKQFATCWQNDARERSSKLLNKIQEQQERKRIEREERERYDAKIEADMKRHQPWGRGGGGAPLKDSTGNLIADLKQMHKLNVEACSNPKQQQRAPAVTATFPVEYSNPNISISGHQLDKLIEDAHTNLEQQQEAPVVFAAGPAENPNDKISGFNNVQMPQIAPGTVSKPKQQQPEEQEYKAYLKKQIEEKLQKQAEERERNRLEDEKLERKVAEDMARIKREYEEEQEKQKQKALLKEKAREQKDIEAEKKKTEEREKAAQKKREQEKLAQVKRELSTPVPTLQKSPQSPVVETRHSSPPRSEKSLLGRQSPPVPACRNQQRAAVNKRDVYSELSALRRQLRAEQKRLESHLHQGGCDEMDSGMTGRHARPQVDVFNMAMLRLQAPVRKPHSRNMEPSNLLQIHDSLQLHTDRESSLSSVDIERMERVGVASRRRQIYNYPHQKPSSQRSTCTNDCFDVYPTHQNDRESVIGRHARGSLLDSDSAFLAPLGDVFPVPSSPETEETPLTARERRRLTKQSEYSLEPLDNPANSGSRKRREAESSNEEKSQEKMSPCRAANTAGTVDLSDDDSLLPQISHLNRKHQSSIESFSTDPWMRPGTSETS; from the exons ATGGAAGATGAGCTTGAGCTCTTCATCAGGGAGCGTAAAGCAAGACTGGCCCAAGACAGAGCTAGTTTGGAACATGACCCTCCATACATGGAAATTCAG GAAAAACCTCATAGAAGCTATGGGTCCCTGCTCAAGGAGAACATCCCCCCTGGATTAACTGCTCAGAAGAAAG ATCTCCACAGTGACAATGCAG TGGAAAGCAGCAATGTGGGTCTTCCCCTTGGTGTGGAATAccaaaagaagaaagacagGCTTCAGCATGAGCTTCGTATGGACTACAGAAACTACATTGCACAG CAAGCGGGTGTCCTCAGACAGCAACCCCTTTCACGGAGGGACGTAGGCACTCTAACAGAAGTCCGTAAGGAATCTTGCAGCGGTCTTTCCCCTCCTGAGAGTCCCATACATCAGGTCAGGCGACGAGAGACGACGCCTGTGGACCAGGAGTTGGAGGAAGAGCAGTACACAGAGCTCAGAAGTAGCAGGCGAATGGGGTTGGACTGCAGTTACAAGAAGCCACAACCCAAAAAGGTTCATGGCAG GGAAGAGAGGGACAGTCCTTCAGGTTTTGTCGGCCAAGGCAGACGATCAAGAGCACTGATCAAAGCTGATGATGCTGAATTTTCGACCAGTCTTTTAATTG gAGAAATTCATACAGATGAAACCTTACAAAGGAGGAAAGAGCGCTACAGAGAGGAGCTGCAGGAACAGATAGCTGAGCAGCACAGAAACAAACAGAG GGAAAAAGATTTGGAGCTAAATGTTGCTGCAACTGGGGTGAACGATCCAGAGAAACAG CCCAACCGAATCAGGCAGTTTGGACTGAGCAAGAGAAAAGAGTCTCAGCTGTCACGGCATTCCATGTTGGGTCAAAGcgaaacatcatcatcatccagcTTCCCTAATCATGACAAGCCAAGCGTTAACGGCAGGCTGATGCCTCCACCTGATTTACCACATGGAGCCTTTCAATCTCCGCTCATTGAGTGCCATGGAGATGGGCCAACTCCCGATAGACTGCCTGTTGGCCGCCCCTTCCCTAGAGCAATGGGCGCTTCCAG AATTCCTTTCCCCCCTCTTCATTCCGCTCATGcaggcaatgaagcattcagCGGTCCCTATCCACAGCCCCATTACtactacaacaacaacagaaatCTGCCTGACCCAAACCTTGCCCATT ACGGTCATTTGCCTTACCCTGCTATGGGACTTCCCCTGATTTACTACAACATGtcacctggaggagatggGCCAAGTCAGCTTGGTGACTCAAGCCCGCAAAGTGGGAGCAGTTTCCCTGAGTCCTCACCACT GCCCAATACCGAGACGATTACAACAGGTCCCCATACTGGGATTATGCTTCCAGAGAGGTCCAGGTCAACAAGGGAAAAGACTTTGGACTACGCAGAATCCCTGAAAAAACAG TTTGCGACATGTTGGCAGAACGATGCCAGGGAAAGGAGCAGCAAGCTATTGAACAAG attCAGGAGCAACAAGAGCGGAAGCGCATAGAGAGGGAGGAGCGGGAGCGCTACGATGCCAAGATCGAAGCTGACATGAAGAGGCATCAGCCTTGGGGGCGAGGTGGAGGTGGAGCTCCACTCAAAGACAGTACAGGAAATCTCATTG CTGACCTCAAGCAGATGCACAAGTTGAACGTAGAAGCCTGCAGTAacccaaaacagcagcagagaGCCCCAGCTGTGACAGCCACCTTCCCAGTTGAATACTCCAACCCTAACATCAGCATCTCTG GCCACCAGCTAGACAAGTTGATTGAAGACGCTCACACTAACCTGGAACAGCAACAGGAAGCCCCAGTTGTGTTTGCAGCCGGCCCAGCTGAGAATCCGAACGACAAGATCTCTG GATTCAACAATGTTCAAATGCCCCAGATTGCCCCGGGCACTGTGTCTAAGCCTAAACAGCAACAACCTGAGGAGCAAGAGTACAAAGCTTACCTGAAAAAGCAG ATAGAGGAGAAGCTGCAAAAACAGGCAGAGGAAAGAGAACGGAACAGACTGGAGGATGAAAAGCTAGAGAGGAAAGTGGCAGAGGATATGGCTCGGATCAAGAGGGAGTATGAAGAAGAACAAGAGAAGCAGAAACAAAAAGCGCTATTAAAG GAAAAGGCCAGGGAACAGAAGGATATAGAagctgaaaaaaagaagactgaAGAGAGGGAGAAAGCAGCACAGAAGAAACGTGAACAAGAGAAGCTTGCTCAG GTCAAGCGGGAGTTGTCCACTCCAGTTCCCACTCTGCAAAAGAGCCCCCAGTCTCCCGTTGTTGAGACCCGTCACTCCTCTCCTCCACGCTCA GAGAAGTCTTTGCTTGGCCGCCAGTCCCCCCCTGTCCCTGCTTGCAGGAATCAACAACGAGCAGCAG TCAATAAACGTGATGTGTACAGTGAACTATCAGCTTTGCGTCGGCAGCTTCGCGCTGAGCAAAAGCGACTTGAAAGTCATCTGCATCAGGGCGGTTGTGATGAAATGGACTCCGGAATGACGGGAAG ACACGCACGTCCACAAGTGGATGTTTTTAATATGGCGATGCTGCGGCTTCAGGCTCCAGTTCGAAAGCCCCACTCCAGAAATATGGAACCAAGTAATCTGCTTCAAATTCATGACTCGCTTCAGCTCCACACAG ATCGAGAATCAAGTCTCAGCTCCGTCGATATTGAGAGGATGGAGAGAGTGGGTGTGGCCAGCAGGAGGAGGCAGATTTATAATTATCCGCATCAGAAGCCCAGCAGCCAGAGATCCACATGCACAAATG ACTGTTTTGACGTATACCCAACTCATCAAAACGATCGG GAGAGCGTGATAGGAAGACATGCAAGAGGATCTCTCCTCGACTCTGATAGTGCTTTTCTCG CTCCTTTGGGAGATGTTTTTCCTGTGCCAAGTTCCCCAGAGACTGAAGAGACACCGCTCACAGCACGGGAAAGGAGGAGGCTGACCAAACAGTCAGAGTATTCTTTG GAACCACTAGACAACCCCGCCAACTCCGGTAGCAGGAAGCGGCGAGAAGCAGAGTCGAGCAATGAGGAAAAAAGCCAGGAAAAGATGTCCCCATGTCGTGCTGCAAACACAGCAG GAACGGTGGACCTGTCTGACGATGACTCTTTACTTCCCCAAATTTCTCACCTCAATCGCAAACATCAAAGTTCAATAGAATCCTTCTCAACCGATCCCTGGATGCGACCAGGTACTTCAGAAACATCGTAG
- the LOC119128505 gene encoding centrosome and spindle pole associated protein 1-like isoform X5 yields MEDELELFIRERKARLAQDRASLEHDPPYMEIQEKPHRSYGSLLKENIPPGLTAQKKVESSNVGLPLGVEYQKKKDRLQHELRMDYRNYIAQQAGVLRQQPLSRRDVGTLTEVRKESCSGLSPPESPIHQVRRRETTPVDQELEEEQYTELRSSRRMGLDCSYKKPQPKKVHGREERDSPSGFVGQGRRSRALIKADDAEFSTSLLIGEIHTDETLQRRKERYREELQEQIAEQHRNKQREKDLELNVAATGVNDPEKQPNRIRQFGLSKRKESQLSRHSMLGQSETSSSSSFPNHDKPSVNGRLMPPPDLPHGAFQSPLIECHGDGPTPDRLPVGRPFPRAMGASRIPFPPLHSAHAGNEAFSGPYPQPHYYYNNNRNLPDPNLAHYGHLPYPAMGLPLIYYNMSPGGDGPSQLGDSSPQSGSSFPESSPLPNTETITTGPHTGIMLPERSRSTREKTLDYAESLKKQFATCWQNDARERSSKLLNKIQEQQERKRIEREERERYDAKIEADMKRHQPWGRGGGGAPLKDSTGNLIADLKQMHKLNVEACSNPKQQQRAPAVTATFPVEYSNPNISISGHQLDKLIEDAHTNLEQQQEAPVVFAAGPAENPNDKISGFNNVQMPQIAPGTVSKPKQQQPEEQEYKAYLKKQIEEKLQKQAEERERNRLEDEKLERKVAEDMARIKREYEEEQEKQKQKALLKEKAREQKDIEAEKKKTEEREKAAQKKREQEKLAQVKRELSTPVPTLQKSPQSPVVETRHSSPPRSEKSLLGRQSPPVPACRNQQRAAVNKRDVYSELSALRRQLRAEQKRLESHLHQGGCDEMDSGMTGRHARPQVDVFNMAMLRLQAPVRKPHSRNMEPSNLLQIHDSLQLHTDRESSLSSVDIERMERVGVASRRRQIYNYPHQKPSSQRSTCTNDCFDVYPTHQNDRESVIGRHARGSLLDSDSAFLAPLGDVFPVPSSPETEETPLTARERRRLTKQSEYSLEPLDNPANSGSRKRREAESSNEEKSQEKMSPCRAANTAGTVDLSDDDSLLPQISHLNRKHQSSIESFSTDPWMRPGTSETS; encoded by the exons ATGGAAGATGAGCTTGAGCTCTTCATCAGGGAGCGTAAAGCAAGACTGGCCCAAGACAGAGCTAGTTTGGAACATGACCCTCCATACATGGAAATTCAG GAAAAACCTCATAGAAGCTATGGGTCCCTGCTCAAGGAGAACATCCCCCCTGGATTAACTGCTCAGAAGAAAG TGGAAAGCAGCAATGTGGGTCTTCCCCTTGGTGTGGAATAccaaaagaagaaagacagGCTTCAGCATGAGCTTCGTATGGACTACAGAAACTACATTGCACAG CAAGCGGGTGTCCTCAGACAGCAACCCCTTTCACGGAGGGACGTAGGCACTCTAACAGAAGTCCGTAAGGAATCTTGCAGCGGTCTTTCCCCTCCTGAGAGTCCCATACATCAGGTCAGGCGACGAGAGACGACGCCTGTGGACCAGGAGTTGGAGGAAGAGCAGTACACAGAGCTCAGAAGTAGCAGGCGAATGGGGTTGGACTGCAGTTACAAGAAGCCACAACCCAAAAAGGTTCATGGCAG GGAAGAGAGGGACAGTCCTTCAGGTTTTGTCGGCCAAGGCAGACGATCAAGAGCACTGATCAAAGCTGATGATGCTGAATTTTCGACCAGTCTTTTAATTG gAGAAATTCATACAGATGAAACCTTACAAAGGAGGAAAGAGCGCTACAGAGAGGAGCTGCAGGAACAGATAGCTGAGCAGCACAGAAACAAACAGAG GGAAAAAGATTTGGAGCTAAATGTTGCTGCAACTGGGGTGAACGATCCAGAGAAACAG CCCAACCGAATCAGGCAGTTTGGACTGAGCAAGAGAAAAGAGTCTCAGCTGTCACGGCATTCCATGTTGGGTCAAAGcgaaacatcatcatcatccagcTTCCCTAATCATGACAAGCCAAGCGTTAACGGCAGGCTGATGCCTCCACCTGATTTACCACATGGAGCCTTTCAATCTCCGCTCATTGAGTGCCATGGAGATGGGCCAACTCCCGATAGACTGCCTGTTGGCCGCCCCTTCCCTAGAGCAATGGGCGCTTCCAG AATTCCTTTCCCCCCTCTTCATTCCGCTCATGcaggcaatgaagcattcagCGGTCCCTATCCACAGCCCCATTACtactacaacaacaacagaaatCTGCCTGACCCAAACCTTGCCCATT ACGGTCATTTGCCTTACCCTGCTATGGGACTTCCCCTGATTTACTACAACATGtcacctggaggagatggGCCAAGTCAGCTTGGTGACTCAAGCCCGCAAAGTGGGAGCAGTTTCCCTGAGTCCTCACCACT GCCCAATACCGAGACGATTACAACAGGTCCCCATACTGGGATTATGCTTCCAGAGAGGTCCAGGTCAACAAGGGAAAAGACTTTGGACTACGCAGAATCCCTGAAAAAACAG TTTGCGACATGTTGGCAGAACGATGCCAGGGAAAGGAGCAGCAAGCTATTGAACAAG attCAGGAGCAACAAGAGCGGAAGCGCATAGAGAGGGAGGAGCGGGAGCGCTACGATGCCAAGATCGAAGCTGACATGAAGAGGCATCAGCCTTGGGGGCGAGGTGGAGGTGGAGCTCCACTCAAAGACAGTACAGGAAATCTCATTG CTGACCTCAAGCAGATGCACAAGTTGAACGTAGAAGCCTGCAGTAacccaaaacagcagcagagaGCCCCAGCTGTGACAGCCACCTTCCCAGTTGAATACTCCAACCCTAACATCAGCATCTCTG GCCACCAGCTAGACAAGTTGATTGAAGACGCTCACACTAACCTGGAACAGCAACAGGAAGCCCCAGTTGTGTTTGCAGCCGGCCCAGCTGAGAATCCGAACGACAAGATCTCTG GATTCAACAATGTTCAAATGCCCCAGATTGCCCCGGGCACTGTGTCTAAGCCTAAACAGCAACAACCTGAGGAGCAAGAGTACAAAGCTTACCTGAAAAAGCAG ATAGAGGAGAAGCTGCAAAAACAGGCAGAGGAAAGAGAACGGAACAGACTGGAGGATGAAAAGCTAGAGAGGAAAGTGGCAGAGGATATGGCTCGGATCAAGAGGGAGTATGAAGAAGAACAAGAGAAGCAGAAACAAAAAGCGCTATTAAAG GAAAAGGCCAGGGAACAGAAGGATATAGAagctgaaaaaaagaagactgaAGAGAGGGAGAAAGCAGCACAGAAGAAACGTGAACAAGAGAAGCTTGCTCAG GTCAAGCGGGAGTTGTCCACTCCAGTTCCCACTCTGCAAAAGAGCCCCCAGTCTCCCGTTGTTGAGACCCGTCACTCCTCTCCTCCACGCTCA GAGAAGTCTTTGCTTGGCCGCCAGTCCCCCCCTGTCCCTGCTTGCAGGAATCAACAACGAGCAGCAG TCAATAAACGTGATGTGTACAGTGAACTATCAGCTTTGCGTCGGCAGCTTCGCGCTGAGCAAAAGCGACTTGAAAGTCATCTGCATCAGGGCGGTTGTGATGAAATGGACTCCGGAATGACGGGAAG ACACGCACGTCCACAAGTGGATGTTTTTAATATGGCGATGCTGCGGCTTCAGGCTCCAGTTCGAAAGCCCCACTCCAGAAATATGGAACCAAGTAATCTGCTTCAAATTCATGACTCGCTTCAGCTCCACACAG ATCGAGAATCAAGTCTCAGCTCCGTCGATATTGAGAGGATGGAGAGAGTGGGTGTGGCCAGCAGGAGGAGGCAGATTTATAATTATCCGCATCAGAAGCCCAGCAGCCAGAGATCCACATGCACAAATG ACTGTTTTGACGTATACCCAACTCATCAAAACGATCGG GAGAGCGTGATAGGAAGACATGCAAGAGGATCTCTCCTCGACTCTGATAGTGCTTTTCTCG CTCCTTTGGGAGATGTTTTTCCTGTGCCAAGTTCCCCAGAGACTGAAGAGACACCGCTCACAGCACGGGAAAGGAGGAGGCTGACCAAACAGTCAGAGTATTCTTTG GAACCACTAGACAACCCCGCCAACTCCGGTAGCAGGAAGCGGCGAGAAGCAGAGTCGAGCAATGAGGAAAAAAGCCAGGAAAAGATGTCCCCATGTCGTGCTGCAAACACAGCAG GAACGGTGGACCTGTCTGACGATGACTCTTTACTTCCCCAAATTTCTCACCTCAATCGCAAACATCAAAGTTCAATAGAATCCTTCTCAACCGATCCCTGGATGCGACCAGGTACTTCAGAAACATCGTAG